The Alnus glutinosa chromosome 3, dhAlnGlut1.1, whole genome shotgun sequence nucleotide sequence caaaaaaaaaaaaaaaaaagattctcaATATGTTTTCCTTCTATACAGCAGATATTTCTCTTAGTACTCATACTCACAAactaaaaaatagataaaactAAGGGACCTTACTAAGTACAGTTCAGGTCCTCAAATGAACAACAAATTCCAGTGTCtcgtttttcttctttgtaagGCATTCTCCTCATTATATTCCATTGCAGGAAAAGCAATAATAATCTCACCTTGGCCCCTTCATTTTTCAGTCTATAGGCCAGCTTTCCTGCAAGGAGCAGTTAAACTGAATGTCATTTTCTTGTTTGAAATAAATTGGAActttcttcaaaaaataaataaatcatagaTTTATtagtttgaacaaaaaatttacaAGAAGAATTGTTTTTTTCTGATAAATAATCCATATACTCTATTGACTTGACAAAATCACTAGAAGCTTGTAATTGGTGTAAGATCAATCAAGACGAAGAGATCCCTACTGATTCCGTTCAGCAGATGAACGGTTCTGAAAAACTTTTCAAGGAAACGAAAAAAATCTACTAGGCTGCATATATTCCActaaatatataattgtgaAGCCTGGGGCCGACACTTCATGTTTGTTAATCTAGCCAtggaaataaaattaagaaatataaaAGATGATCCTCTCTTACACCTTCAACTTAGCTAACCTCTTCTATCAAACACCTTCATGAGAAACACTTTTCCTAAAAGAAATGGAGTTTAATCATTAACATTGAAAGCTTAGTAGGGAACTTGCAACCACAGTAATTTCCCATCTTACCAAGTGATGTTGTCTTGCCACCTCCATTGACACCCACAATCATAATCACAGCCGGTTTCCTGATGgcataacaaaaattaaacccAGGTAAACTTCAAATTGAGGACAATATCAATCTTGCAAAACATAAAAACCGGCAAAACCAATGCTTTAAACGCCCAAACCTGAATCCAAGTTGAAGCTCGGTTTTACTACCCCTCTTAGTTAACAATTCCAACACACTCTTCTTCAATGCATCCTAAAATCCACATATCAACAATTCACGCCAATGCCTTTTGttattgagaaagaaaaaataaataaactcatTGAATcgaacttttttttattttcaaaaacaaaagcaacaaaCTGCATGGATTGGCCACAGTGAACATAAAATTCAACTAAGAGAGCAGTAGATTAATGTCATATATGCAAAAGCTCAGTATTAATACCTTAATCTCATTCCCTGACTTAAGCTTCCCAGCCAATATATCCTCCCGCAAGCTCTCCACGATCTTAATGGTGATCTTTGGTCCGAAGTCAGATACCAGTAGAGCCTGAAATTTAGCGAATAGCACCCATTCATAACTTCAATAATCAAACATACGAAAACCAGTTTCCGAATTATACTTTTTTGGGAAATTGTTTACCGAGTAACGGTTCTATGgggaaacaaacgaagcatacgATGAAAAGAGGGGACAAGAGAAACCTCTTCGAGTTCGTCGAGGACTTTATCGGTGTCGGCGAGGTTCCAGTAGAGGAGGAGCTCGTCAATGACGGCGAGATTGTCGCGGGTTTTCGAGAAGCCTGAGAAGACCTTCTCCACGTCACTCTGGGCCTTCTCCTTGATCAAACGCCCGAGCCGCCCGAAGAACCCGGTCTGCCCGGCCAAGCATTTGAACCGCGAGTTAGCGAGTCGGGTCTGACCGTAAGGAACGGAGCGGGTCCTAGGGAGCGTTAAGAGGATGTGTGGTGATGATGAAGGTGAAGGTGAAGGCGAAGAAGGTTTGGAGAGGGGTGAGAGGTGAGCAGGAGAAGCTGCCATTTTCCTTCTCAGAGTCTCAGACTGTGAGCATGACAGAGGTAGCCTTTTATCCGGCCCCGTTTGGGATAAAATACTCTCAAAACGACGTCGTAACCTTTTTCAAGACATTTTatgttcgttttttttttatatttcataatGAACT carries:
- the LOC133863653 gene encoding cell division protein FtsY homolog, chloroplastic, whose amino-acid sequence is MAASPAHLSPLSKPSSPSPSPSSSPHILLTLPRTRSVPYGQTRLANSRFKCLAGQTGFFGRLGRLIKEKAQSDVEKVFSGFSKTRDNLAVIDELLLYWNLADTDKVLDELEEALLVSDFGPKITIKIVESLREDILAGKLKSGNEIKDALKKSVLELLTKRGSKTELQLGFRKPAVIMIVGVNGGGKTTSLGKLAYRLKNEGAKILMAAGDTFRAAASDQLEIWAERTGCEIVVAERDKAKASSVLSQAVKRGKDQGFDVVLCDTSGRLHTNYSLMEELIACKKAVGKVVTGAPNEILLVLDGTTGLNMLPQAREFNEVVGITGLILTKLDGSARGGCVVSVVDELGIPVKFVGVGEGVEDLQPFDAEAFVNAIFS